From one Phocaeicola salanitronis DSM 18170 genomic stretch:
- a CDS encoding sensor histidine kinase gives MKLFHLVLWRLSLALVVVFTVWAGLFYMAIIEEVNDEVDDSLEDYSEQLIVRSLLGEKMPDTSNGSNNQYYLYEVSKEYAAAYPQITYRDEMVYITEKREEEPARVLITIFRASNDRYMELVVYTPTIEKMDLQRAILGWIVFLYVLLLLVILLITAWVYRRNMKPLYRLLGWLDRYQLGHPNEPLDNQTKITEFHHLNETVSEFAERNEKLFEQQKQFIGNASHEMQTPLAICRNRLEMLMEDESLSERQLGELIKTHRTLENLTRMNRSLLLLCKIENGQYMDRHQVCLNELLKHYVDDYREVYAYRKIRVEMELKESFCVEMNDSLATVLVTNLLKNAFVHNVDGGVIRIETSRQAFVIRNTGSEALDGKRIFERFYQGKKKEGSTGLGLALADTICKMSQLQIRYFYEKDLHCFEISKSFQNPSSSL, from the coding sequence ATGAAACTGTTTCATCTGGTATTATGGCGTTTGTCATTGGCTTTGGTTGTTGTCTTTACTGTGTGGGCAGGGCTTTTCTATATGGCTATTATAGAAGAAGTGAACGATGAAGTCGATGATTCGCTCGAAGATTACTCCGAGCAGCTCATTGTGCGTTCCTTGCTGGGAGAGAAAATGCCTGATACGAGTAATGGCTCGAATAACCAGTATTACTTGTATGAGGTGAGCAAGGAGTATGCGGCGGCGTATCCCCAAATTACTTACCGGGATGAGATGGTGTATATTACCGAGAAAAGAGAGGAAGAGCCTGCACGGGTGCTGATTACGATTTTCCGTGCGTCCAACGACCGTTATATGGAGTTGGTTGTATATACTCCGACGATAGAGAAAATGGATTTGCAACGTGCCATATTGGGTTGGATTGTATTTTTGTATGTCTTGCTTTTATTGGTCATATTATTGATTACGGCATGGGTGTACCGGCGTAACATGAAGCCTTTATACCGTTTGTTGGGGTGGCTGGACCGTTATCAGTTGGGACATCCGAACGAGCCGTTGGATAATCAGACTAAAATTACGGAATTCCACCATCTGAACGAGACGGTTTCGGAATTTGCGGAGCGGAATGAAAAGCTTTTCGAGCAGCAAAAGCAGTTTATCGGAAATGCCTCGCACGAAATGCAGACACCGTTGGCGATATGCCGCAACCGGCTGGAGATGTTGATGGAGGATGAAAGCTTGTCCGAACGGCAGTTGGGAGAATTGATAAAAACCCATCGTACACTTGAAAACCTGACTCGCATGAACCGTTCGTTGTTGCTCTTGTGCAAGATAGAGAACGGACAATACATGGACAGGCATCAGGTTTGCCTGAATGAATTGCTGAAGCATTACGTGGATGATTATCGGGAAGTATATGCCTATCGGAAGATTCGGGTGGAAATGGAACTGAAGGAATCGTTTTGTGTGGAAATGAACGATTCGCTGGCTACGGTTCTGGTCACAAACCTGCTGAAAAACGCTTTTGTGCATAATGTGGACGGAGGGGTTATCCGAATTGAAACCAGCAGGCAGGCTTTTGTAATCCGGAATACGGGTAGTGAGGCATTGGACGGCAAACGCATTTTCGAACGTTTCTATCAAGGAAAGAAGAAAGAAGGTTCTACCGGACTGGGGTTGGCTTTGGCGGACACCATTTGTAAGATGAGCCAATTGCAAATCCGTTATTTTTATGAAAAAGACTTGCATTGCTTCGAAATTTCAAAATCTTTTCAGAATCCCTCTTCATCTTTGTGA